The genomic region CGAAATCGATTGGGCAATCACCATCACATAGCGAGTACCACCATCAAGCAAAATAGGCACACCTATATAAAGGCGACAATCATCAGAACAATGAATAAGAGATTCAGGGCGACTTTTTTGAGGGACCCACTCCAAAAGCTCAGTCACAGGTTTCATACTCACCTGTCCCTTCTGGGCCAACACTTCGGCGCGATCACCCAATAACACGATAGCATCCATCTGGCCGAAGAGATTGAGATTATCCCATTGCAAGTCAATCGCTCGCATTAAGGCAGTCAAATCAGGGTCGGGTACTTTTGCAGAATCGGGAGCGATGTGATTGGCAGCACTCACCGCCAAAGACTCGGTACTGGCAAGCAACATAATCTGGTCAGCAACATCAACTAACCCATCACCAGTCATCGAAATCAGTTGCTTAAAATTTGTACGGTATTTATTTAGCTCAGTTTCAAGGTATCGGTCTTGTCGCTCAGCCGACCAGATATAGGTGGCAACCGCAAACACCAATACAATCAAGGAAGCCACCAGAGCAAAAGCACTCGCCACTTGAAATTTCAAACTGATGAATTTTGAATCAGCTAATCGAGAGCTCATAACACCTAACTCTTTTTTAACGCTCAGAACGTGACGGTAGCCAGTTCGAGTTCTGAATAACACTCGTCCAAGGCCATACCAACTGGGTTTGCTTCAACTTGTTAAATTTTGATCCAAGGGAAAGAAAAGACCCTCAGACAGGCTTTTCACCATAGCTTGTAAGCCAATGATATTCCAGAACTATTTAGCACTTTCTAATGAAACACCGGCGTCAAATCACAAATATCAAATGATTCTCGGCAAGAAACTTCATTGTCTATCGGCTAATGCAGAAAAACCATGAGAAGAAAGCTCAATAATGATCAATGCAACCAACAAAAAGGGCTTCTCATCCCACTACTCAATCATACAAATGACATCAATATAAAGAAGGTCTACACATAAGACAGAATCTATAGGCATAAAAAAAGTGGGCTAATGAATCATTAACCCACTTTTTATTGAGACAAGATCGATACTAGAACTTGCTCATGAACTCAATCGCAGCAGACAACTCTTCATCAGAACAGTTACCACAGGTGCCTTTAGGAGGCATTGAGTTGATACCGCTGATCGCGTTTGCCAATAGCGTATCAAGACCTTTCTCTAAACGAGGTGCCCAGTCAGAAGTACCTTTCTTCGGCGCACCCAACACACCAACACCATGACACGCGCCACAAGAAGCGTTATAAACTTCTTCACCAGAACGAGGACCTGAGGCCGATGCAGTCGCTGCACCAGAAGCCGCAGCACACTCTTCACCCTGAATACACGCAGAACCTACTGGCTGAATACGCTCGCGAATTGCTTCATCACTGTTTGAACTCGCCATTGCCAAGGTAGATAGGATTACACCTGCAAGTACCGCAACAACTGAACGAATGGCTTTCATCATCTTTCAAGACCCCTGTTATCAGCTAATCAGCCTCATTCCTTCTTGAATAAGACCATATAAATTTTGGATCGCGCGATTATACCTGCAATAACCCTAAAGACCAAACGGTTGATATTAAAAGCATAGAGCTATATCAAGAATTCATGGATTAACAGGGCAATGACTCAAAATCTAACACCTACCCTGTCTGTTTTTCGACCAGTTCACATAAATTATTGATCCTACACGACAGGCACGACAAGCAAGTCATTTCTGACTGATTCAGTCACTTTCTAACCGGCAGAAATTCCTGAGACTTGCTACCTTCTTTGCTCACACTCAACAAGTTAATCCTTCGAGGAGACACACAAGCCACCCGTTAAGACGTACAAAAAGCAAAGACCCACACTCAAAACAGAGATCCACAACAAAAATAACAACATCTGGAGATAAATATGAGTACTAACCGAGTCGAAAGACAGTCACGTCTTTTGTCGACACAATTCTTTGCCACTCTGATGGCATTATTACTGATTGGCTTAAGCAGTTATGGCCATGCAACCAATCTATTGGCGGGATTCACCTCCATTCCCGGGCAATTCCCTGAATCCGACTTGTATACCGTCAATGACGACATTGTGGTTACCAGCTTTGACGGAGTTGAGCTGACCGCCAACGTCTTGGTTCCGACCACTGGCGAAGAAAGCTATCCGGCCATCATCTTTATCAACAGCTGGTCGCTGGATGAATACGAGTACATCCCACAAGCCGCGAAACTGGCAGAACAGGGCTATGTGGTTCTTAGCTATGCGACGCGTGGTTTTGGTGAATCCACAGGTGAGATCAACACCGCCGGCCCGAAAGACATGATCGACTTCAGCCGTATGATCGATTGGCTTTTGGCAAATACGCCTGCAGACGCAGAGCGCATTGGTGTCTCCGGGATTTCCTACGGTTCAGGCATCAGCCTGTTAGGTGCGGCTCATGACAGCCGTGTTTCTGCAGTTGTTGCGATGAGCACCTGGGGCGATCTGGTTGAATCACTGTATGCACAGGAAACGCCACGCCTTATCTGGGGCGGTCTGTTAACTTTATTGGGCGAACTCACCGGCAACCCGGAAGAAGACATTGCTAAAAACTACGGCAACCTGATTGTTCACAAGAACATTCCTGAAACGCTGGAATGGGCCTACGGTCGCTCAGCGGTAACCTATGTCGACATCCTCAATGCGCGTAATGTACCGATTTATATTGCCAACAACTTTGGCGACAACCTCTTCCAACCGAACCAAGCACTAGCGCTGTATGAAAAACTGACGACGCCTAAGCGCATCGATTTAAGTCAGGGCATGCACGCGAGCGCCGAATTGTGGGGCTTAATCAACGCAGACAAAGACCACTATCTATGGACCAACACGCAACGCTGGTTTGATCGTTATCTGAAAGGCGAGCAAAACGGCATTGATCAAGAGTCCGCGTTCAACGTTGAACCGAAATACGCCAATGACCAGTATGAGCAACTAGAACAATGGCCAAGCCCACTGGTACAAGATCAGCGTTTGTATCTGCATTCTCGCGGCCTGTTCACCAACGGTGGTCTAAAGACAGAGACCTATCGCCCTTGGTGGACACAAACCGATACCATCCTGTCCGGCCTGGACACCTTGGCTAATACCGGGGTTCCTATGCTGTCGAGTTTGATAGAAGCTGAAATTGATGCCCCTGTGCTTACTTCAATTCCGCTGATCAGCCGTGTCAATGGCATCGTTTTCCAAACAGACCGTCTGGATCAAACCATGAAACTACGCGGTATTCCTAAGCTGAAACTGAACATTCAGCCAAGCAAGTCAAAATACCAGATGGTGGCTTATCTCTACGATGTAGACTCTGTAGGTATTGGTCGTCTGATCACTCATGCTCCATTAACAGATTATGAAGCGGCAGAAGACCGTCGCCAAACAGTAGACCTTAACTTGGTAGCGGCCGCCTACGATGTTCCGGCAGGTCACCGAGTGGCGCTGGTCATTGATACCTTTGACCTTCTGTATGCTCCGCCTACCCTGGAACTGTATTCTCTTAAATTCAAATTCAATAAAGACTACCAGTCCTGGTTGGATTTGCCGATTAAGAACCAGTAATCGGATAATTAGACACGCGATCAAAACCCGGCGCCGGATTTCATGGCGCTGGGTTCATCATACAAATAATAATCACTTGAGAAACAAGCACATAAAACGCCTCTTTTCTCCTGCCATCAATGCACCCCCGCCTCCTCTCATTCTCGTATGAGTCTATAACCAAAAATTATTATCCAATCAGTCAGAAATCTTTAGAATACGCCGCTTTTTTATCGGAGTTCAATCAATGACCAAAGGCTCTCCTTGGGCACTGTTGCCCATGTTGCTGTTCCTAACTTTGTTCATCGGAAGCGGTGTGTATTACCAGGACGCAGGGGTTGATTTCGCCTTTTATGAAATTTCAGCTCCCGTGGCGATTTTACCGGCAATCATTCTTGGCTTGCTCCTAACCAGGGGCAGTATTAATCAACGCTTTGAACACTTCATTAAAGGCTGCAGCGATCCAACCTTGGTCACCATGCTCCTGATCTTTTTGCTGGCCGGTGGTTTTGCCAGTGTTGCCAAAGCCATTGGCGGCGTCGAAGCAACAGTGAATTTTGGTCTCAGTGTTATCCCATCTTCGTTAGTCTTACCCGGACTCTTCGTTATGACCGCCTTTATGGCGACCGCCATGGGTACATCAATGGGCACCATCGCCGCCGTTGCACCCATTGCCGTGGGCTTGGCGGACGCTACCGAATTACCTCTGGCATTAACAGTCGGTACAGTAATGGGTGGGGCTATGTTCGGTGATAACCTGTCGATTATTTCCGACACCACCATCGCCGCCACTCGCACTCAAGGCTGCTCTATGGCCGATAAATTCCGATTAAACTTAAAGATCGCGTTTCCCGCCGCACTGATCACGCTGGTTTGGTTGTTCTTTCAAGGCAGCGAAATCAACAATGCTCCAGTGGAGGAATATAACCTCATCAACATGCTGCCTTATATTGTGGTCTTAGTTCTGGCCGTGGCTGGCTTGAACGTCTTAGCCGTATTACTGACGGGTATTGTTCTGGCAGGCGTTGTGGGTCTTACCATGTTGCCTGACTATCACATCGCTCAATGGTCAAAAGACATTTATGCCGGCTACAGCAGCATGCAGGAAATCATGATTCTATCGCTTCTCATTGCCGGGCTTGGTGCCTTAATGAAGGTCGGAGGAGGCCTAACCTGGGTAGCGAACCAAATCGATAAACTAAGCCGTCGAACGGAAGACACAACAAACCTCAGTGATAATAGCCCTCAGCGCGCAGGGGAAAGCAGCATTGCTTTATCAGTCGCCATCTCAAACCTTTGCACCGCTAACAACACGGTTGCCATCCTGATTTCAGGCAGCTTAGCGAAAGACATTGCCGAACGTTATCGGGTTGACCCTCGTCGCAGTGCCAGCCTAATGGACATTGTGTCTTGTGTGATTCAAGGAATGATTCCGTGGGGTGCTCAGATGTTGTTAGCCGCGTCGATTGCCAAGTTATCACCACTGCAACTAATTGATACCGTCGTCTATTGCTGGGCTCTAGGCGCCATGGCCATTCTTTCGATTGCGTTCCGCTGGCCACGCTTAAAGCCCCAATAGCGGTTTTCATTACGACTAATATTTTCAGATAAGGCTTCTTTCTCAGAAGCCTTATTTTTATCCCGCTCACCAAGGGTTGCTCACATTCGTCATTTACAGACTGTAACCATTTAACCCGGGTTAACGCTCTCGACACCAAATCCACTCTGATATCATACCTGACCAAACTTACAAACTATTAGTTATGGAAAGTAAAGTTAAGGACAACCAATGAAGCAGTTCGATAAGTCCATCCAAATCCCGATCTACCTCAACCAACCCGAATCCCTGCGCTCCGCATTACAGCAATACCAGCAACACCTAACGGCTGGAACGGCCTTCAACAAACATCAGTTTGACATTGAATTTGTTGCCCGCGAAGAAGATGGCACCCGTCGCTTGCAGTTTCAGGATATTGAAAGTGAACACTGGCGTAAGCTGGCTTATCTTTCTTATCGAAAAGGACCGGAATCATGGACCTTTAAGAAAGATGAAACCATCGCCGATGACGATGAATTCTATGTGTCGGAAGCTATTCTGTTTGCCATCGCGTTGCAACACGAGTCCGTCCTCGACGAGCTGGTGAACACGGCCGAAGCCATCGTCGCCTATGCGCGAAAATACAACGACACCAGCGCCATGTGGACTGACGACATGCGAGTATTCGGTGCTGAAGCGCTATTTTTATTGGGCTGCCACGACAGCCAATACCTCACTTTGTTGGCGCAGTTTTTTATCCCATACTGGGACGATGAACACGCCGGCGGTTACAGTGATTATCTGGCCTATTTTGTTCATCAGCATGGCTGGAGCCGGGATGTCATTAACGCCTACATTTGGTGTGATAACGGAGCTGTTCGTTATCAGATGTTTGGCAATGAATGGGAAAGTGATACTCACTATCAGCCGTTGGGCGACTATTTAAAAGCCAACCCGGAAGAATACTCTTGGTTCAAGCAAGCCTTAACTAAACGTCTGTTGACCAGTCCGAAAATGCTGTACTGCGAAGACAGCGACTTTGACAACGCCGACCCGGTGCTCGACTTTTATTTAACCCTGTTGCCCGAAGAAGGTGACCCGTTCAACGAAGAAGACCAGGAAGCACACCGCCAGCAGCATTTTATAACCGCCAGCCTGGAAGACGAGGCACTCGACTTACAACAACAGATCAAAGCACAAACTGACAAACCGTTGGTGTGTTACGCGACGGGTAATTTTTATCAAGAAGAATACTGGGACAACGACACAACAGGTCAGCATCTGCGTAATGTGAAACCGCTGATTTTAGCGTTACCTCAGGGGGATATGGTCTGGCAACATATAATTGATGGCAGCCAGCCGGCAACCGTTGAGGCCTTAACCGAAATCCCTCTGATAGAGCTGGCACAACGACACGCTCCGGCGTTTTATCAGCAACTCAGCGACGATCTGCTTGGCACCCATAACAATCAGGACATCGCCCCGGAACTTGGCCCATTACTGTATGAGCTGCTGGATGAAATGTATTGTGACGATGAAGATGCCGAAGTACTGGCCGACATTATGCCATCCTCCAGTCAGCAACAACGTGGCGAACAGGTATTGCGTCTGCTGGATGTATTCTACCGCCTGTTGGGTCAACGTGAGTTGGGGAGTTTTCTCCCTGTCCGCCTGATTGAGAATTATGAACTGCTGGATACACGCGCCTATTTCAATCGTTACAGCCAGGCGTCAGCAGAGGATCAGGACAAGCTGATCCACGCCCATTTATTAAACGATATTGGCCACACCTTTTGCGACATGGACGAGCTGCTGTGTCATGAGAATTTGGAAGAAGCTCGCGAGCTGTTCAGTGAACACCCGGAGCTGACCAACCCTGCTATCTGGCCGAAAGACAATGATACCTTCGCCATCGGCCAATACGCGCTGATGGCGTTGTTATTACACGATGCCTATAAAAATAATGCGACCAACTCCAACAGCAAAAAACTGGCCGCCGAATTTGCATCGACAAAACCCTGGCAGGCGATGCTCGATTACCTGCGTGAAAATCTCGATATTCTCGGGCAGGGAATTTTTGATCAGCAAGGTATGACGGCAACACAGGTCGAACAGTTGTCCGACTATTTCACTGCCGACGAACCGCAATTAACTCAGCCACAGGTAATAGAGTTATTTCAGCAGTATGCCCATCGCGAAGAAGTGGTGCGCGGTCCTCTGAATATGAACCAGTTCAATCAACAACAGATTGGCTATCACTTTTTAAGTGACCACGATGACAATTATCAGCGTTGTTTATTAATTTGCTTCTGGCTCCTCAAGGCACCTAAAGACTGTGCCTTTAAACAACAAGCCAAACGACTTTGGCAATTGATGGTGGCGTTAGCGCCGGTACGGGTAACCCGGCTGGTGTCCCAGGCCTATTCTACCAACGGTTACCATGTTGAATTCGACGACGGTGCCGATGCGCTGGAGCACTACCGCATCAGGATGTTAGATGCCGGCATCGATCGCGCTTATCTACAGGCTTTTCAGGTGAGCCAATGTCGACTGAATAATTACGACGGTCCGGAAGAATATGAAGAATGGCTGGATAAATTCGCCCATATCGACAGTGATGATCAGTCGGTCTTTGGTCCGCTGCAGCGCCGCGATGCTGAGGCCTTACATCAGGGCCTGCGTTACATTAACGAAAGCACCAAAACCGAATTTTACCGCCGTTTATTACTGAAATACCCGCGTTTCAGCGAGCTCTATCAGCAAGAACTGAACACCGATTTACCCCAAGCGCTGTTGCGCAGTATTCAGCTCAGCCTGAATACGATGAAATGGGAAGACTTCAACGCGACCTTAACAGACGAATTTAGCACCGAGTTTGTTGAGTTGAATGATGAGCGTCTGGCGCTGAAACCGCATCAGGTCAGTGAACAGTTCCGCACACTGAAAGACCTGTCACCACTGGATATCGACTGGCAGAGCCTGTGGTTATTACAAGACAGTGGCGATCACTGGGAAATTATCGGCGGCTCGGAAAAACCGGCCAAAGCATTAAACCAGATTGGCGGTTTTGTGTTGTTGGTGAATAACGAGGTTAACAGCGACCAACTGCTGCAGCGCTGTTATGAGCTGAGCGATCGCGATTTCCGCAGCCAACAACTGCTGGATCAAATCATGAGCTATCTGCAGGGTGACGCCGACTACCAGACGACCCTGGCAATGAGCAAACAGTATCTGCATGGCGAATACTTGAAAGTGCAGGCACCGGATTATCGCCTCAACGGTCTCGATACTCTGATCTGGTTACTGGACGACACCCGCCGAGATCGCCTGACCAAATTACTGCTTAACGTCAATTACCGGGGCTTTAAACTCTTTGAACGCAACCTGGTGGGCCAGCTGCTCGACCAACAGGTACGCGAGGGTAAATTATCCTTACTCAAACGCCTTGCGCTGGAC from Litoribrevibacter albus harbors:
- a CDS encoding Na+/H+ antiporter NhaC family protein; this encodes MTKGSPWALLPMLLFLTLFIGSGVYYQDAGVDFAFYEISAPVAILPAIILGLLLTRGSINQRFEHFIKGCSDPTLVTMLLIFLLAGGFASVAKAIGGVEATVNFGLSVIPSSLVLPGLFVMTAFMATAMGTSMGTIAAVAPIAVGLADATELPLALTVGTVMGGAMFGDNLSIISDTTIAATRTQGCSMADKFRLNLKIAFPAALITLVWLFFQGSEINNAPVEEYNLINMLPYIVVLVLAVAGLNVLAVLLTGIVLAGVVGLTMLPDYHIAQWSKDIYAGYSSMQEIMILSLLIAGLGALMKVGGGLTWVANQIDKLSRRTEDTTNLSDNSPQRAGESSIALSVAISNLCTANNTVAILISGSLAKDIAERYRVDPRRSASLMDIVSCVIQGMIPWGAQMLLAASIAKLSPLQLIDTVVYCWALGAMAILSIAFRWPRLKPQ
- a CDS encoding CocE/NonD family hydrolase yields the protein MSTNRVERQSRLLSTQFFATLMALLLIGLSSYGHATNLLAGFTSIPGQFPESDLYTVNDDIVVTSFDGVELTANVLVPTTGEESYPAIIFINSWSLDEYEYIPQAAKLAEQGYVVLSYATRGFGESTGEINTAGPKDMIDFSRMIDWLLANTPADAERIGVSGISYGSGISLLGAAHDSRVSAVVAMSTWGDLVESLYAQETPRLIWGGLLTLLGELTGNPEEDIAKNYGNLIVHKNIPETLEWAYGRSAVTYVDILNARNVPIYIANNFGDNLFQPNQALALYEKLTTPKRIDLSQGMHASAELWGLINADKDHYLWTNTQRWFDRYLKGEQNGIDQESAFNVEPKYANDQYEQLEQWPSPLVQDQRLYLHSRGLFTNGGLKTETYRPWWTQTDTILSGLDTLANTGVPMLSSLIEAEIDAPVLTSIPLISRVNGIVFQTDRLDQTMKLRGIPKLKLNIQPSKSKYQMVAYLYDVDSVGIGRLITHAPLTDYEAAEDRRQTVDLNLVAAAYDVPAGHRVALVIDTFDLLYAPPTLELYSLKFKFNKDYQSWLDLPIKNQ
- a CDS encoding c-type cytochrome; this encodes MMKAIRSVVAVLAGVILSTLAMASSNSDEAIRERIQPVGSACIQGEECAAASGAATASASGPRSGEEVYNASCGACHGVGVLGAPKKGTSDWAPRLEKGLDTLLANAISGINSMPPKGTCGNCSDEELSAAIEFMSKF